The sequence below is a genomic window from Mycobacterium heidelbergense.
ACCAGCGCCGGCGGCGCCGGCGTCACGTTCACCCGAAGGCGGTGTCGAGGATCTCCTGCTGCTCGACGGCGTGCACCTTCGACGAGCCCGACGACGGCGCCGACATCGCCCGCCGCGAAATGCGCTTGATCCCGGTCAGCTTGTCGGGCAGCAGCTCGGGCAGCTCCAGCCCGAACCGCGGCCACGCGCCCTGATTGGCCGGCTCCTCCTGCACCCAGAAGTACTCCCTGGCGTTCGGGTAGCGGTCCAGCGTCTCGCCCAGCCGGCGCTTCGGCAGCGGGGCGAGCTGTTCGATGCGCACGATCGCGACGTCGTCGCGGTTGTCCTTGGCCTTGCGCGCCGCCAGCTCGTAGTAGAGCTTGCCGCTGGTCAGCAGGATGCGGGTGACCTTGCCGCGGTCGCCGATGCCGTCCTCGTAGGTGGGTTCCTCCAGCACCGAGCGGAACTTGATCTCGGTGAAGTCCTTGATGTCGCTGACCGCCGCCTTGTTGCGCAGCATCGACTTCGGGGTGAACACGATCAGCGGGCGCTGGACGCCGTCGAGGGCGTGCCGGCGCAACAGGTGGAAGTAGTTCGACGGCGTCGAGGGCACCGCGATCGTCATCGAGCCCTCCGCCCACAGCTGCAGGAAGCGCTCGATGCGGCCCGACGTGTGGTCGGGGCCCTGCCCCTCGTGCCCGTGCGGCAGCAGCAGCACCACGTTGGACAGCTGGCCCCACTTCGCCTCGCCGGAGCTGATGAACTCGTCGATGATCGACTGCGCGCCGTTGACGAAGTCGCCGAACTGCGCCTCCCACAAGACAAGCGCGTCCGGGTTGCCGACGGTGTAGCCGTACTCGAAGCCCACGGCGGCGTACTCCGACAGCGGCGAATCGTAGACCAGGAACCGCCCACCGGTGGGGGTGCCGTCGGGATTCGTCGCCAACAGCTGCAGCGGGGTGAACTCCTGGCCGGTGTCGCGGTCGATGACCACCGAATGCCGCTGGGAGAAGGTGCCGCGCCGGGTGTCCTGCCCCGACAGCCGCACCAGCTTGCCCTCGGCCACCAGCGAACCCAGGGCCAGCAGCTCGCCGAAGGCCCAGTCGATCTTGCCCTCGTAGGCCATCTCCCGGCGCTTTTCCAGCACCGGCAGCACGCGTGGGTGCACGGTGAACCCGTCCGGCACCGCCAGGAACGCGTCGCCGATCCGGGCCAGCAGCGCCTTGTCCACCCCGGTGGACAGTCCCGCGGGGATCATCTGGTCGGCCTCGACCGATTCGCTGGGTGACACGCCGTGCTTCTCCAGCTCGCGGACCTCGTTGAACACCCGCTCCAGCTGGCCCTGGTAGTCGCGCAGCGCGTCCTCGGCCTCCTTCAGCGAGATGTCGCCGCGGCCGATCAGGGCTTCGGTGTAGCTCTTGCGGGCCCCGCGCTTGGTGTCGACGACGTCGTACATGTAGGGGTTCGTCATCGACGGGTCGTCGCCCTCGTTGTGCCCGCGCCGCCGGTAGCACAGCATGTCGATGACGACGTCCTTCTTGAACCGCTGCCGGAAGTCGACGGCCAGCTTGGCCACCCACACGCAGGCCTCCGGGTCGTCGCCGTTGACGTGGAAGATCGGCGCCCCGACCATCTTGGCGACGTCCGTGCAGTACTCGCTGGACCGCGAGTACTCCGGCGCGGTGGTGAACCCGATCTGGTTGTTGACGATGAGGTGGATGGTGCCGCCGACGCGGTAACCGGGCAGGTTCGCCAGGTTCAGCGTCTCGGCGACCACCCCCTGGCCGGCGAAGGCGGCGTCGCCGTGCATCATCATCGGAACCACCGAGAACGCCTTCTCGTCCCCCCGGTCCTCCTCGCCCCGGTCCAGCAGGTCCTGCTTGGCGCGGACCAGGCCCTCCAGCACCGGGTCGACGGCCTCCAGGTGCGACGGGTTGGCGGTCAGCGACACCTGAATGTCGTTGTCGCCGAACATCTGCAGGTACACACCGGTGGCGCCCAGGTGGTACTTGACGTCGCCGGACCCGTGCGCCTGCGACGGGTTGAGGTTGCCCTCGAACTCGCTGAAGATCTGCGAGTACGGCTTGCCGACGATGTTGGCCAGCACGTTGAGCCGGCCGCGGTGTGGCATCCCGATCACCACCTCGTCGAGGCCGTGCTCGGCGCACTGGTCGATCGCCGCGTCCATCATCGGGATCACGCTTTCGGCGCCCTCCAGCGAAAAGCGTTTCTGCCCAACGTATTTGGTCTGCAGGAAGGTTTCGAAGGCCTCGGCGGCGTTCAGCTTGCTCAGGATGAACTTCTGTTCGGCCACAGTCGGTTTGACGTGTTTGGTCTCGACCCGATGTTGCAGCCACTCCTGTTGCTCGGGTTCGAGGATGTGGGTGTACTCCACGCCGATGTGGCGGCAGTAGGCGTCGCGCAGCAGCCCCAGGACGTCGCGCAGCTTCTTGTACTCGCACCCGGCGAAGCCGTTGACCTTGAAGACGCGGTCGAGGTCCCACAGCGTCAGGCCGTGCGTCAGCACGTCCAGGTCGGGGTGGCTGCGGAACCTGGTGCCGTCCAGGCGCAGCGGATCGATGTCGGCCATCAGGTGCCCGCGGTTGCGGTAGGCCGCGATCAGCTCCATGACCCGGGCGTTCTTGTCGACGATCGAGTCCGGGTTGTCGGTGGTCCAGCGCACCGGCACATACGGGATGCCCAGCTCGCGGAAGATCTCGTCCCAGAAGCCGTCCGAGAGCAGCATCTCGTGGATGACGCGCAGGAAGTCGCCGGACTCCGCGCCCTGGATGATGCGGTGGTCGTAGGTCGACGTCAGGGTGATCAGCTTGCCGATGCCCAGCTCGGCGATGCGCTCCTCGCTGGCCCCCTGATACTCGGCGGGGTACTCCATGGCGCCGACGCCGATGATGGCGCCCTGGCCGGCCATCAGCCGCGGCACCGAGTGCACGGTGCCGATGGTGCCCGGGTTGGTCAACGAAATGGTCACGCCGGCAAAGTCTTCGGCGGTCAGCTTGCCGTCGCGGGCCCGGCGGACGATGTCTTCGTAGGCGGTGACGAACTGCGCGAATCGCATTGTCTCGCAGCGTTTGATGCCGGCCACCACCAGGGAACGCTTGCCGTCCTTGCCCTGCAGGTCGATGGCCAGGCCCAGATTGGTGTGCGCCGGCGTGACCGCCGTGGGCTTGCCGTCGACCTCGGCGAAGTGCCGGTTCATATTCGGGAACTGCTTGACGGCCTGCACCATCGCGTAGCCCAGGATGTGGGTGAAGGAGACCTTGCCGCCGCGGGTGCGCTTGAGCTGGTTGTTGATGACGATCCGGTTGTCGATCAGCAGCTTGGCCGGGACGGCGCGGACGCTGGTCGCGGTCGGGACCTCCAGCGACGCGGACATGTTCTTGACGACGGCCGCGGCGGCGCCGCGCAGCACCTGCACCTCGTCGCCCTCGGCCGGCGGCGGGGTGGCGGGCCTCCTGGCGGGCGCGGCGGGCTCGGCGGGCTGGGTAGCGGGCTCGGCGATTTCGGCGCGCGGCTCGGCCGCCTTGGCGGGCGTTGCCTGCCCGTCGCCGGTGCTCGGGGCCGAGTCGGCGGTCGGCTCGGGGTTGTAGTCGACGAGGAATTCGTGCCAGCTCGGATCGACCGACGAGGGGTCGTCGCGGAACTTGCGGTACATCTCCTCGACCAGCCATTCGTTTTGTCCGAATGGCGATATGTTGCTCACGGCCGCTGTTCGCCTCAATCCTTTTGTCCTGCAGGTTCCGCCAACGCTATGTTTCCGCCCCAATAAAGGCTAACCTTTCGCCGGCGATTCGCGAGCGCGACCGGACGCGGGCGAAGCTAGCCGGCTTCGTCGATCGGGGGCAGCAGGCGCAGCGCGGTCGGCCAGCGCGTGGGCGGGGCGCCGAACGCGCGGCGCGCGTTGCGGGCGATCTTCCTGCCCGCAAGATAATTGCCGACGGCGCCGACGATGGCGCCGATGCCGACCGGCAGCAGCTTGCCGAACAACAGCGCGCCGCGTCGCACCGTGTACCGCTTGACCCACGACTTGAGCAACCGCGAGTTCAGCCGCGACATCGACGACAGCGGCAGCGCGGCCACGCCTTCGGAAACCCAGGCGCCGCGCGTGCGGGCCGGGCCGATCAGCTCGGCGACGGCATGCTTGCCGTTGTCGCCGACCAGCACCGACAGCACCAGGGCGCGGCGTCGCTCCCGGTGCTCGGCGGGAACGCCGTGCACCACCGCCAGCGCCAACACGAAGAGCGCGGTGGCCTCGAGGAATGTCACGGTTTCCGCCGCCGCGGCGGACAGCGCGCTCAGCGTGCCGATCCCGGGGATGGTCGCCGCCGCGCCCACCGCGATGCCGCCGGCCGTCACCACGGCCACGTAGCGCTTCTCCAGCTTGGCGACGATCTCGGCCGGGCCGGCGCCCGGGTGCGCGTGCCGCAGGCGGGACACGTAGGCCTCGGCCGCCGGGCCCTGTACCCGCGAACTACGCTCGATGACCTGCGCCAATGCCCGCGCGGACGCCTTCGGCCGGCCTCCCGTGGTGGCCGGCGCCGGTTCCGGCTTGGACATGTGTGAAGCTTTGTTCCGTCGGGCCCGCATAGTGCCTCTCCTGCGAATGGCGTCCCCTCAGGCTAACGCGCCTGCCGCAACACGCGGACCGGGTGCAAGGCTTTGCGCCTACGCGGTCCGCGGGCGCCGGCCACGTGCCCCGCCCGGGAAGAGTGCGACCGGGCAGGGCCGGACACCACCGTCCGGACGCTGAAACGAGGTGGGTGCATGACCACGGCGACGCCCCGGTCGCCCGGGGGAACCCGGCGCGCACGACCGGCGAACCCCTGGCACGCGCTCTGGGCGATGATGATCGGCTTCTTCATGATCATGGTCGACTCGACCATCGTCGCCATCGCCAACCCGACCATCGTCGCCATCGCCAACCCGACCATCATGGCCGACCTGCGCATCGGCTACGACGCCGTCGTGTGGGTGACCAGCGCCTACCTGCTGGGGTATGCGGTGGTGTTGCTGGTGGCCGGGCGGCTCGGTGACCGGTTCGGGCCCAAGAACCTCTACCTGATCGGCCTGGTGGTGTTCACCGTCGCGTCGATGTGGTGCGGGCTGTCGGGCAGCGCCGTGATGCTGATCACCGCCCGCGTCGTGCAGGGCGTCGGCGCCGGGGTGCTCACCCCGCAGACCCTGTCGGTGATCACCCGGATCTTCCCGGCGCACCGGCGCGGCGTCGCGGTCAGCGTGTGGGGCGCGACCGCCGGCGTCGCCAGCCTGGTGGGCCCGCTGGCCGGCGGCGCGCTGGTCGACGCGCTGGGCTGGCAGTGGATCTTCTTCGTCAACGTCCCCATCGGCGTCGTCGGCCTGGCGTTGGCCGTGTGGCTGGTTCCGGCGCTGCCCACCCAGGCGCACCGGTTCGACCTGCTCGGCGTCGCGTTGTCCGGGGTGGGCATGTTCCTGATCGTCTTCGGCCTGCAACAGGGCCAGGCCGCGCACTGGCAGCCCTGGATCTGGGCGATGATCGTCGCCGGCGTCGGGTTCATGTCGGTGTTCGCCTACTGGCAGTCGGTGAACACCGGCGAGCCGCTGATTCCACTGGACATTTTCGGTGACCGCGACTTCGGCCTGTGCAGCGTCGGGGTGGCCATCGTCTCGTTCGGGGCGACGGCGATGATGCTGCCGCTGACGTTCTACGCGCAGGCGGTCTGCGGGCTGTCGCCGACGCGATCGGCCCTGTTGATCGCGCCGATGGCCGTCGCCAACGGTGTGCTCGCGCCGTTCGTCGGCAGGATCGTCGACCGCCACCACCCGCGGCCCGTCCTCGGTTTCGGCTTTTCGGTGCTGGCGATCGCGCTGACGTGGGCCGCGTTCGAGATGTCCCCGGGCACGCCGATCTGGCGGCTGGGTTTGCCGTTCTTCGCGATCGGCGTCGGGATGGCGTTCGTGTGGTCGCCGCTCACCGCGACCGCGACCCGCAACCTGCCGCCGCAGCGGGCCGGCGCGGGCTCCGCCGTCTACAACTCGATCCGCCAGCTCGGAGCGGTGCTCGGCAGCGCGGGCATGGCCGCGTTCATGACGTCTCGGATCGGTGCCGAGATGCCGCCGCAGCGACCCGGCGCGCCCACCGGCGGGGGCGCCGTCACGCTGCGGCTGCCCGGGTTCCTGCGCGATCCGTTCGCGGCCGCGATGTCGCAGTCCGTGCTGTTGCCCGCGTTCGTGGCGCTGTTCGGAATCATTGCCGCGCTGTTCCTGGTCGGGTTCGCGCCGTCGGCGCCCGGGGGCGCTGAGCCGTCCGGCGACGGCGACGTCGCCGACGGTGACGACGACGACTACGTCGAATTGATACTTCGCCGACCGGCGTGCGAGCTGGTCGACGCCCCCGCCGGCCACGGCCGGCACTCGTCCGGCGAATAGGGCGTCACATCGGCTCGGTCAACGCCAGGAACGCGCCCAAATCGATCAGGCCCGCGGGCGTGGCGGGGAGGTACTCGGTCAGCAGTCGCGAGCGCACGATCACCGCCGCGTACTGTGCCCGGCTGACCGCCACGTTGAGCCGATTCCTGTTGAACAGGAAGGAGATTCCGCGCGGTGCGGCGTCGACGGACGAGGCCGTCATCGAGACGAAGATCACCGGTGCCTGGCCGCCCTGGAACTTGTCGACCGTTCCCACCCGGACCGCGCCGAGCCCGGCGGCGGCCAACCGCCGACGCACCGTGGTCACCTGGGCGTTGTAGGGCGCCAGCACCAGCACATCGGCGGCGGCCAGCGGCCGGGTGCCGTGCTCGTCGGTCCACGGCCGGCCGAGCAGCCGCTCGATGCCGGCGGCGATGGCGTCGGCCTCCTCCGGGCTGTCCGTCGAGTTTCCTTGGTGGTCAACGGGAAGCACGTGCACGCCGGGGGGATACCCGTCGAGGTGCCGGGCGGCGGTGCATGGATGGGAATGCAGCCTGCCTTCGTAGGACAGCGCGGAGACCGCGGCGCAGACCGCCGGATGCATTCGGTACGAGAGGTCCAGGAAGTAGCCCCGCTCGTCGGGCAGCGTGCGCTGGCCGTCCACCAGCCAGTCCAGGGCCGACGTGTCGACCGGTTCCGGATGCGTGCCCTGGCTCACCTGCGGCAGCTGCTGGGGGTCGCCGAGCAGCAGGAGGTTGGCGGCCGCCGGCGCCACGGCGATGGTGTTGGCCAGGCAGAACTGGCCGGCCTCGTCGATCACCAGCAGGTCCAGGCTGCCCGGCGTTACCCGGTTGGCGTTGGCGAAATCCCATGCCGTGCCGCCGATCACGCAGCCGGGATTATCCCGAACGAACGCCGCGTACTCGCCGCCGTCGATCTCCTGCCAGCGCGGGGCGTCGCGGTCGTAGCGTTTCTTGGCGACTCGCGCCGGATCCAGGCCGGCATCGATCACGCAGTCCAACAGGTTCTCCACCGTGGCGTGCGATTGCGCCACGACGCCGATGCGCCAGCCATGGTCGATGACCAGCCGCCTGATCACCCGGGCGGCGGTGTGCGTCTTGCCGGTCCCCGGCGGGCCGTGCACCGCCAGGTACGACGAGTCCAGGTCCAGGGCCGCGGCGGTGATGTCGGCGGCGGTGTCGGCGCCGCGCGGCAGCGGGGCGCCGCCGCGGGTGCGGGGCGCGCGGCGCAGCAGGACGTCGACGACGGCGGTGGACGGCAGCCGCGGCAGCCCTTCGGCCACGGCGGCGGCCGTCGCTTCGATCGACTCCCGCAGCTTCGTCGTTGGGATGGGCGGCCCGGGGGTGAGCGCGAAGGGCAGATGGTCAAAGGTGGTGCCGTCGCTGCCGGCTCGCTCGCAGATGACCACGTCGGTGGGCACCGCCGGATCGTCGACCGCGACGATTTCGGCGCGCCCGGCCGCCCGCCGGGCGGGATCGTCGGTCATGCCGGGCGGGGCGGGGGGCTCGTAGAGCGCGAAGACCTCCATCGCCAGGTCGCCGCGCGCCAGCGCCCCGCGCAGTCGCACCTCCCGGCGCGGCTTGCGGGCGCGGGGCGGGGTGTGCCAGTCGGCGCCGACGGAGGCGTGCTCGGCGAAGAAGACGTCGGTGTCGTCGGCCCACTCCTCGACGGGGAAGTTCAGCCGGTCGAAATGGGCCCACCAGAACGGCTTGTCCTCGCGGCGGTGGTAGCCGCGCGCCGCGGACACCAGCGCCACCGCCGTCTGCTCGGGCGTGCGATCGGCGATGCCGGCGGCGCCGGTGAACGCCGACAAGGTCATCGCCAGCTGGTCGCTCTCTTCGACGATGTCGCCCTCGGGAACCGGTTGGGCACCAACGGGTATCACGCCGGATTCGTAGGCGCGCAGCATCAGCCAGTTGCGCAGTTCGCGCGTCGACCGGCAGTCGTAGTGGTTGTAGTCCTCGATCTCCCTGAGCACCGACGCGGCGTCGTCGAGACGGCCGGCGGCCCGCAGTTCGCAGCTCCGGGCATACGAGGCGATCGACTCGGTGGCCGTGGTGACCTCGCCGGCGCGCAGCTGCGCCCCCATGTAGAGCGGCTCGAGCGCCTTGAGGCTGAACGATTCCGCGCCCACCCGAATGCTCTTGCGCACCAACGGATACAGGTCGACCAGCGTGCCGCCGCGGAGCAGCTCGTCGACCTCGTCCTCGCCGACGCCGTACCGCCCGGCCAGCCGCAGCAGCGCGGTCTTCTCGTAGGGCGCGTAATGGTAGATGTGCATGCCGGGATGGCGTTTGCGGCGCTTGTTGACCAGCGCCAGGAAATCGGTGAGTGCCTTACGCTCGTCCACCCGGTTGTGCGCCCACAGCGGGTGGAAATCCCCGGCGGCCTCCAAGACTCCGAACAGGTATTCCAGGCCCCACTCGCGGCCGTCGGCGGTCCACAGCGGGTCGCCTTCGAAGTCGAAGAACAGGTCCCCGGGGTCCGGCTCGGGGAGCAGCGACAGCGCCTGCGCGTCGACGATCTCGAACTGCGGTGTGCCGGTGTCGCGTTGGCGGACTTGCAGTTTGGCCTGGGTTGCCAGCCTGCCCAACGCGCCGGAGAACTCATGTTTGGCCAGCTCGGCGACCGTGCTGATCCCGTCGTCGATGAGCTTGTCGCGCTGGGATATTCGCATTCCGGCGACCAGCAGCAGGTCGTCGGCCGCGCGCAGCTGCTCGGCGCACAACGGGCACCGGAGACACGCATTGACGTCGTGGTCGTCCCAGCGCACCGGGGTCCCCGCGGCGTGGTGCTCGTCGAGCAGCCGCTGCAAAAGCGCGCGCTGGGAGCGGTACACCGGGATCAGGTCGCCGACGCGGTAGCGCACCACGGTGCCGTCGCCCAGTTCCAGCTCGGCCTCCGGCGCCACCGGGACGCCCGAACCGGCCAGCGCGTCGGCGTAGGCCGCCAGCTGCAGCAACGCGGGGACCTTGGCCGAGCGCGCCAGCTTGGTGTCGGCGACCCGGTAACGCTCGCCGTCGAGCACCAGGAAGTCGGCGAACCCCACGAAGCGGCCGTCGAACATCGCGGCCTGATAGATCACCGGGGCGCGGTCGGCGATCGCGCGCCGCGTCGCCTCGGCGGCGGCCGTCAGCCCGGCGGGCGTGTACACCGGGCGGCCGACGATCGCGACGGCGTCCCCGAACTCGTCGCGCAATCGGTCGAGCCGGCGTCGTTCGTGTTCGGTGCCGAGGGCGGCCGTGCGCTCGAGAAGTTCGTCCTCGACGGTGACGGCGGGCCCCCGACCGAGTTTCGCGTCAAAGTCCCTGAGCAGCGCGTACTCGCAGCGCGCGGCGGCCGCGAGGTCCGACGCGCTGTAGACGACGCTGTCGTCGGTGACGAACACAGCAGCCACGGTAGGCGAGGCGTCCGACAGCGGCGTGCCGCACTCACGACCCGGGCGTATTGCCGATCAGCTCGACCCCGTTGCCGTTCCATCGGAACTTCACCGTGGTGCCCAGGCCGTTGATGCCGCTCGGATAGGTCAGCGCAATCGTGTCGCCGGTGGTTTGCGACGCGTCGATGCCGTTGAACCCGTACGTGTCGGGAACCCCCTGCGGGATGAACTGCCCGAGATGGAACAGCACCGCGCGCGTCGTGGGATTGACGGCGTTCGTGTTGGCCTTGACGATCACCGCCGACAGCTGGGCGCATTGGTTGTAGTTGCCGGCCAGCGGTTCGGGGTTCCACGGCTGCTGACTGCGCGGGTCGCGGGGCAGCTCGGAGACCGCTTTCGCGATCGTGGGCGAGGCGAGGTTGACCGCGCACGGGTCGGCCGGGGCGGTGCTGCTGGGCGCGGCCTCGGGCGTGGGGCTCGGCGCGGCGGGGGCCGTGATCGACGCGGTCGCGCTCGTCGTCGCTTGTGGCGTCTTGGCGACGGTGGAATCCCCCGACCCGCAGCCCGTCAACGCCGCGGTGGCCGACACGACGGCGGCCAGGCCGGTCAGCGGCCTGCGGCGGGCTAGTGACCACACACCGCGAAACCGTACCGTTATCGGGCTCCCGGATGCGACAGGCATGGCCGCGTGCCGTGCCCGGCGCGACCGGGCTCACATTCGCCACTTAAACTCCGGGTGCGATGACCCACCCTGACAGCTCGCCCGAGCCGCCCCCGACGACGTTTGCCGACCTGCAGATTCACCCCGCCGTGCGGCGGGCGGTCGACGACGTCGGCTACGAGACGCCGACCGCCATCCAGGCGGCCACCATCCCCGCACTCATGGCGGGCTCCGACGTCGTCGGGCTGGCCCAGACCGGCACCGGCAAGACGGCGGCGTTCGCGATCCCGATCCTGTCCAGGATCGACGTCGCCAGCAAAGCCACCCAGGCCCTGGTGCTGGCGCCCACCCGGGAGCTGGCCCTGCAGGTGGCCGAGGCGTTCAGCCGCTACGGGGCGCACCTGCCGAAGATCAACGTGCTGCCGATCTACGGCGGCTCGTCCTACGCCGTGCAACTGGCCGGGCTCAGGCGCGGCGCGCAGGTGGTGGTGGGCACCCCCGGCCGGGTCATCGACCACCTCGAACGCGGGACGCTGGACCTCTCGCGGGTGGACTACCTGGTGCTCGACGAGGCCGACGAGATGCTCACCATGGGCTTCGCCGAGGACGTCGAGCGCATCCTCTCCGAAACCCCGGAGTACAAACAGGTGGCCCTGTTTTCGGCGACCATGCCGCCGGCGATCCGCAAGCTCACCACCAAGTACCTGCACGACCCGTTCGAGGTCACCGCCAAGGCGAAAACCGCCACGGCCGAGAACATTTCGCAGCGCTACATCCAGGTCGCCGGTCCCCGCAAGATGGACGCGCTCACCCGCGTCCTCGAGGTGGAGCCGTTCGAGGCGATGATCGTCTTCGTCCGCACCAAGCAGGCCACCGAGGAGGTCGCCGAAAAGCTCAGGGCCCGAGGGTTTTCCGCGGCCGCCATCAACGGTGACATCCCGCAGGGGCAGCGCGAGCGCACCATCGCCGCGCTCAAAGACGGCGGCGCCAAGGGCATCGACATCCTGGTTGCCACCGATGTGGCCGCCCGCGGGCTCGACGTCGACCGGATATCGCATGTGCTCAACTACGACATCCCGCACGACACCGAGTCCTACGTCCATCGCATCGGGCGCACCGGCAGGGCCGGGCGCTCGGGGACCGCGGTGTTGTTCGTCTCCCCGCGGGAGCGCCACCTGCTCAAGGCGATCGAGAAGGCGACGCGGCAAACGCTGACCGAGTCCGAATTGCCCACCGTCGAGGATGTCAACGCCCAGCGGGTGGCGAAATTCGCCGATTCCATCACCGACGCGCTCGGCGCCGCGGGCATCGACCTGTTCCGCAAGCTGGTCGAGGATTACGAGCGCGAGCACGACGTCCCGATGGCCGACATCGCCGCGGCGCTGGCGTTGCAGTCCCGCGACGGCGAGGCGTTCCTGATGGCGCCCGAACAGCCACCCGAACGGCGCGAGCGCCGGGAGCGTCAGGAAAGGCCAAGGCAGCCAAGGGACTTCGCGACGTACCGCATCTCCGTGGGCAAGCGCCACAAGATCGGCCCCGGCGCGATCGTCGGCGCCATCGCCAACGAGGGGGGCTTGCACCGCAGCGATTTCGGCCACATCGCCATCGGGCCCGACTTCTCTTTGGTGGAGCTGCCGGCCAAGCTCCCGAAGTCGACGTTGAAAAAGCTTGAGCAGACCCGCATCTCGGGCGTGCTGATCAATCTTCGGCCGGACCGGTCGCCCAACAAGACCAAGCCACGCAGGAATCGCAACGGATGACGCTGTCCGAGGAACGGGACGCCCAGGGCGGGCTCGAACAGACGTCCCACGTGGACCGGGTCGCGTCGCTGACCGGCATCCGCGCCGTCGCCGCCCTCCTGGTCGTCGGCACCCACGCCGCCTACACCACCGGCAAGTACACCCACGGCTATTGGGGCCTGGTCGGCGCCCGGCTGGAGATCGGGGTCCCGATCTTTTTCGTGCTGTCCGGTTTCCTGCTGTTTCGCCCGTGGGTGAAATCGGCCGTCACCGGCGGGCCGCCCCCGTCGCTGAGCCGCTATGCGTGGCACCGGGTTCGGCGCATCATGCCCGCCTACGTCATCACCGTGCTGTTCGCGTACGTGCTGTATCACTACCGCGCGGCGGGACCCAACCCCGGCCACAGCTGGATGGGGCTGGTCCGCAACCTCACGCTGACGCAGATCTACACCGACGGCTACCTGGGCAAGTACCTACACCAAGGTCTGACCCAGATGTGGAGCCTGGCGGTCGAGGCCGCGTTTTACGTGGCGCTGCCGCTGTTGGCGTACCTGCTGCTGGTGCTGATCTGCCGGCGGCGGTGGCGGCCGAGGTTAGTGCTTGGCGCG
It includes:
- a CDS encoding acyltransferase family protein, with the translated sequence MTLSEERDAQGGLEQTSHVDRVASLTGIRAVAALLVVGTHAAYTTGKYTHGYWGLVGARLEIGVPIFFVLSGFLLFRPWVKSAVTGGPPPSLSRYAWHRVRRIMPAYVITVLFAYVLYHYRAAGPNPGHSWMGLVRNLTLTQIYTDGYLGKYLHQGLTQMWSLAVEAAFYVALPLLAYLLLVLICRRRWRPRLVLGALAGMTLISPAWLILVHTDHWFPDGARLWLPTYLAWFLGGMALAVLQAMGVRCYALMAIPLAVISYFIVSTPIAGAPTTSPATLSEALVKTSFYAVIATLAVAPLALGDRGWYSRLLATRPMVWLGEISYEIFLIHLVTMEFAMVYVVRAHVYTGSMLNLFVATLALTIPLAWLLHRFTRVRD
- a CDS encoding LppP/LprE family lipoprotein; the protein is MPVASGSPITVRFRGVWSLARRRPLTGLAAVVSATAALTGCGSGDSTVAKTPQATTSATASITAPAAPSPTPEAAPSSTAPADPCAVNLASPTIAKAVSELPRDPRSQQPWNPEPLAGNYNQCAQLSAVIVKANTNAVNPTTRAVLFHLGQFIPQGVPDTYGFNGIDASQTTGDTIALTYPSGINGLGTTVKFRWNGNGVELIGNTPGS
- a CDS encoding DEAD/DEAH box helicase, giving the protein MTHPDSSPEPPPTTFADLQIHPAVRRAVDDVGYETPTAIQAATIPALMAGSDVVGLAQTGTGKTAAFAIPILSRIDVASKATQALVLAPTRELALQVAEAFSRYGAHLPKINVLPIYGGSSYAVQLAGLRRGAQVVVGTPGRVIDHLERGTLDLSRVDYLVLDEADEMLTMGFAEDVERILSETPEYKQVALFSATMPPAIRKLTTKYLHDPFEVTAKAKTATAENISQRYIQVAGPRKMDALTRVLEVEPFEAMIVFVRTKQATEEVAEKLRARGFSAAAINGDIPQGQRERTIAALKDGGAKGIDILVATDVAARGLDVDRISHVLNYDIPHDTESYVHRIGRTGRAGRSGTAVLFVSPRERHLLKAIEKATRQTLTESELPTVEDVNAQRVAKFADSITDALGAAGIDLFRKLVEDYEREHDVPMADIAAALALQSRDGEAFLMAPEQPPERRERRERQERPRQPRDFATYRISVGKRHKIGPGAIVGAIANEGGLHRSDFGHIAIGPDFSLVELPAKLPKSTLKKLEQTRISGVLINLRPDRSPNKTKPRRNRNG